The Candidatus Dormiibacterota bacterium nucleotide sequence AGCCCACGGCACCACGGCGTTCGCCTTCACCCAGGCCGATCCGACGATCACCATCACCAACGAGGGCCTCACCTACCCGTTCACCCCGACACAGGTCAACGGCAGGGTCGGGGGATGGATCATCGTCACCAACAAGGATCCGAACTGGATCCACAACGTTCGCGCCGAGGACAACTCCTTCGAGGTGGACATACTTCCGGGGAGAAGCGCGAGGCTGATCGTATCGAAGGCTGGAAGGTATCCGTACTACTGCAAGTACCACCCCGCCAACCACAACCCCGCCACGCTGACCATAACGTGAGCCCGCGCCTTCGGGCGCGTCCAACCCACCCGCCTGCGAGACGTTGGTTCCCGCCAATGTAGGTTGGAGGAGCTGGGTGACGTGGGGCGACCCTCGCTGCAGCCACGGTGCACGGTCCGGTGACCGCCCGAGGTCGGCCCCCGGCCTTCCGCCGCCGGCAACCCGCTACGCTGCCGCTGCATCGGCGCCGGAGTGCACACCGGGCTCAGCGGGGGAACGGCTGTCATCATCGAAGGCCGGCGAGGCGGCTTCGTCAGGAGGCGGGCTCGGATTCGAGGCTGGTACGGGACGCTCTCGGGGCTCAGGGCGGACACGGTCGAGATCCGGCTCGTCCTCGGCGACGGCGCCGTCCACCTGGTGCGCTTCCCGGTCACGAGCGGCGGGGCGAAGGTGTGGATCGGGATCACGCCGGTGGGAAGCGGCCACCGGTTCGGCTTCCTCGAGGTGCGCGACGGGCCCGACGGCCATCCTCACATGCGTCTCTCCGTGCCGGTGCCGCCGGACGACGAGCTGTGGATGCACGAGGGCAGTGCGTCGACCGCCGACGCGGAGGCCTTCGTGGTGCTCACCGCCACCAGCTTTCGGGTCGCGATCGTCGCCACCCAGCCGGCCGGTCCAGACGGCGGCTGATCGCCGAAAACCACAATCCCCACAAGGGGTCGACGGTCGTCGGGACCGGGCTCGACGGCAGTGAATTTGACACCGTGTTCAGGCTACGTTTACCTTGGGTGGCCTCCGGCTCATCAGCCAGAACGAGAGGAGGGGTCCCGGGATGCGACGTGTCCTCGTGGGCATCGGTGCGCTGATCGCCGTCGCCGGCGTCAGCGGCTGCGGCGGCGCCAGGGCGACCGAGGCGCCGGCGAGCGGCGCCGCTCAGGTGCGGCTGGAACCGGTGCCGGGAACCGATCGCGACGTCGTGGTCCTCACCGCGGCCGCGGCGCTGCGGCTGGGCGTCAGGACCGAGGCGGTGCTCCCGGCGATCACCGCGGCCGGCGGTGACACCGCGGCCCCCGCCGACCAGTCGCTCGTCCCCCTCGCCGCCATCCTGTACGACCGCAACGGGGCGGCCTGGATGTACACCCTCACCAGGCCGCTGGCATTCGCGCGCGTGCCGGTCACCGTGGTGCGGGTCGAGGGCCTCGGGGCGGTGGTGCAGTCGGGGCCGGCGGTGGGGACGCAGGTGGTGACCGTCGGCGGCGCCGAGCTGCTCGGCGCCGAGCACGGGGTCGCGAGCGGCTGAGCCCGGTCCCCGCCGGCACGCGGGGGCGCCGGTGTGGTCAGCTGGTGCGGTGTTCTGCATGACCGGGACCGGAAGGCCGCCGCGCCGGCTCGCCATCGCCGTCGCCGTGCTGGTCACGCTGGTGGTTGTCGGCGCGACCTGGGTGGTCGCCCGGCAGTTCCTCGCCCATGCCACGCCACCCCCCGGGGTCAGCCTGACGGGTGGCGTGGGGTCATGAGCGAGGACACCACTCTCTACTTCAACCCCGCCTGCAGCAACTGCCGGACTGCGCGCGGGCTGCTCGAGGGGCGGGGGGTGCCGCTGCGCATCATCGAGTACCTCGAGGAGCGCCCCGGTCGCGAGGAGCTGGAGCGGCTGATGACGATGCTGGGCATCGACGATCCGCGCGCGATGCTCCGCGAGAAGGAGCCGAGGTACGCTGAGCTCGGCCTGGCCACCGCGAGCCGGGAGGCGGTGCTCGACGCCGTCGTCGAGAATCCGATCCTGCTCCAGCGGCCCATCATCGTCCGCGGCGACCGGGCCGTGATCGGGCGCCCACCGGAGCGTCTGCTCGAGCTCCTCTGAGGTCAGACTCCCGGGGATGAGCGGTGCCGACGAGACCACCGACGGCGCTCCCGGACCGGTGATCCGCGGGCTGTCGACGCGGATCGTCTACGAGAACCGCTGGATGCGGGTGCGCGAGGACGAGATCCTGCGTCCGGACGGCTCGACCGGCGCCTACGGGGTGGTCGACAAGCCCGACTTCGCGCTCGTCATCCCGCTCGACGGCGACGGCGTCCACCTCGTCGAGCAGTACCGTTACGCGGTGGCGGCGCGGTCGTGGGAGTTCCCGCAGGGCACCTACCCCGACCGTCGCGACGGCGACCCCGCCGAGCTGGCCCGGATCGAGCTCGAGGAGGAGACCGGCCTGCGGGCGGCGCACCTCCAGCACCTCGGCTATCTCTACCAGGGGCCGGGGCACAGCAGCCAGGGGATGAACGTCTTCGTCGCCACCGGGCTGTCGCCGGGCCAAGCTCGCCGGGAGCTCGAGGAGCAGGACATGCGGCAGCGCTGGGTCAGCCGCGCCGAGCTCGAGGAGATGATCGGCCGCGGCGGTATCCGCGACTCCTCGTCGGTCGCCGCCTACGCCCTGCTGGTGCTCCACGAGCGGCGCTCCGAGCCGTCCGGATGAGCCTCCGCCTCCCCGATCCCTGCCTGGTGGTGCTGATCGGCGCCTCGGGATCGGGGAAGTCCACCCTCGCCCGGCGCCACTTCGGCGACACCGAGGTGGTCTCCTCCGACCGCTGCCGGGCCCTGGTCGCCGGCGACGAGATCGCGCGCGACGCCGACGAGGACACCTTCGCGGTGGTGCACGCGATCTGCAGCGCCCGCCTGCGCGGCGGGCTCCTCACCGTGGTCGACGCCACCAACCTGCACGCCGCCTCCCGCCGCACGGTGGTGGGGCTCGCCCGCGAGCACGGCCGGCCCGCGGTGGCGCTCGTCCTCGACCTCCCCGAGGCGGTGTGCCAGGAGCGGAACCGGGCCCGCGGCGAGCGCGGCGTCGGTCCCCACGTCGTCCGTCATCAGCAGCTGCTGCTGCGCCGGGCGATCCCGGAGCTCCAGGGGGAGGGCTTCGACCAGGTCGTCGTCCTCGAGGACGACGCCGCCGTCGAGGCGCTCCGCGTCGAGCGGGCCGAGCACCCGGGCGGCGGCGCGCCGGAGCCCCGGCAGGTGGTCGCCGATGCCGGCGACGGCGGCCCCGGCTACGCCCTCGACCTGAGCGCGGCCGAGCGCACCCGCTACCGCTTCATGGCGCAGCGTGCGCTGCGGCTGGAGGGCGAACGGTGGCGGCGGCACGGGGTGGTGCCCGGGGCGCGGGTCGCCGACGTCGGCTGCGGCCCGGGCGCGGTGCTCGTCGAGCTGGCGCGGCTGGTCGGCGACACCGGAGCGGTGGTCGGGGTGGAGCCCGGAGCCGAGGCGCGCGCCGCCGCCGCGGAGGAGATCGCGGCGGCGGGGCTGACCAACGCCGAGGTGATCGAGGGACGCGCCGACGCCACCGGCCTCGCCCCGGGATCGCAGGACGTGGTGATGGTCCGGCTGGTCCTCTTCCACGTCGGCGCCGGCGCCCAGGCCGCCGTCGACCACCTGGCGACGCGGGTGCGGCCGGGCGGCCACCTCTACCTCGCGGACGTCGACGTCACCGGGGTTCGGATGAGCCGCGACGACGACGACGTGCTCGAGGGCGCGGAGCGGTATCGGGAGTTCCAGCGGCGCCGGGGCTGCGACGTCGCCATCGGCCCGCGCCTCGGCTCGCTGGTGCTGACGGCCGGGCTCGACCTGGTCGACCGCGACGCCGTGATCAACACCATCCCCCGCGAGATCCTCGCGCTCGGCGGTGCGCTGGCGGCCTCCCAGCGGGAGATGCTCGCCGCGGGGGCGGCGACCGAGGAGGACGTGATGCGCTGGACCGCGGCGCGGCGCCGGATGCTGGAGAGCCCGGACGCAGCGATGTTCGTCCCCACCTACCTCGCGGTCGGTCGCCGTCCCGAGTAGGGTCGGGGCACGGCCGGTCACCTGGCCGGCGGCGGGCCGCCTCCGGGTGAGCAGGGCCGGTGGGAGCGAAGGAGGATGTGATGGCCAGGACGGTGGTGGTCGGCGCCGCGCTTCTTCTCTCCGCGTGTGGCTCGGCGGGTCCGGCGGCGTCGCCGAGCCCACCCGCCGCCACCTCGGCCGCCACGATCGCGGCCACCTCGACAGCGGGAACCACCGGCACCTGCCTGCAGCGCTCCTCGCCACCGCCGCCGGCGGCCTCCGGCCCGGGGCCGCAGGTGCCCGCGCTCGCCACCGTCCAGTTCGTCTCGCCGCGGCAGGGGTGGGTGGCGGGCCGCGGCCGCATCCTCGCCACCACCGACGCCGGCACCACCTGGACGGCGCAGTACCAGGGACCGGCCCAGATCACCCTCGTCGACTTCGTCGACGCCCGCACCGGCTGGGCGGTGGCCCTCGACGGCCTGCTCGGCACCACCGACGGAGGCGGCTGCTGGCGCCGCCTCGGCGAGCCCTCCCAGCTCCTGGTCGCGGTGCACTTCGTCGACCCGCGCCGGGGCTGGGGGGTCGCCGGCTCGACCGCGGTGCGCGCGAACGGCCTGCCCACGACGGTGGCGCTCGGCGACGGGGTGCCGGTGCAGCCCGCCGGCGGGCGCCTGGTGACCACCGACGACGGCGGCCGGAGCTGGCACGATGTCGCCACCACCCCCCCTGACGTGCAGAGCGTCTGCTTCAGCGACCCCGGCCACGGCTGGCTCGGCGCCGGCGGCCAGCTCTACCGCAGCATCGACGGCGGCGCCGGCTGGCAGCTCGTGCCCGGGCTGCCCTTCCCCAGCGGAGGCAGCGGCGTCGTCTCCCTCCAGTGCGCCGCGCCGGACTCCGCATGGCTGCTCGACCTGAGCCTGCAGGGCGCCGCCGGCAACTCCCCGTACGCCGCCTTCGCCGCCAGCGGCGGCCATCCGCCGGTCGAGCTCTTCGAGGACATGTTCGGGGGTGGCGCGAGCCGTCCCATCCCCGGCTCCTTCCCGGGTCCGTTCAGCGTCCTCGGCGCCACCGCCGCCGCCTTCCTCGGACAGACCGGGGCGCTGCCCCCCAACCCGGTGGGCTTCGAGGAGGCGGCCGTCGCCGGCACCACCGTCTCGATCACCCACGTCGAGAGGGTGCCGGGCATCGACCGCGCCTGGGGCGCCGGCTTCACCAGCCCCACCACCGGCTGGGTGGTCGCCGACACCGGCGGCGAGGCGGGCCAGGCGGTCATCCTCGCCACCACCGACGCCGGCCACACGTGGATCCGGCAATACGCGACCGCCCGGTAGCCCGGTCGCGCTGGGCGTCGAGCGGCGGCCACCGGCCGGGTGGCATCAGCGTGAACACGACCGGGGCGGACGGAAGGGCGGGACCCGACAGGGTCCCGCCCCGCCCTGCCCCCGAGAGGACGGGCATGGCACCCCCAGCTGGTACCCGGCACTGGTGGACGTTCCACCGACCGTTCTGCCTCGTCCGTCGAGAAAGCGGCGTGGTTGGCGAGGTTGGAGTGATCCAGCCTCTGCTCCTGCAACGGCGGACGCGTCCACATCTTGCAGGTCGGGCGGAGCTCGGCCGGGCGGAGGGCGCCCTACGCCTGACCGCGGCGGCCGCGCAGCGCGACGACCGCGACCAGCGCACCGGCGCCGAGCGCCAGGAGCCCGGCGGCGCCGGCGGCCACGCCGGTGGACGGGATGCCCGGACCCCCGGCCGGCGACGGCACCGCCGCCGCCTCGCCGGTGCCCATGGCCGGCGTCCCGGCGGCGGCACCGGTCCGGCCGGCGGAGGTGAGGATCCCCGCCGCCTGCCCCGGGAAGTCCAGCAGCCGGTCGACGGAGCCGACCGCAGCGCTGCCCACCCCGCCGCTGGCTCCCGACCGGAGGAGGGTCACCACGAGGACCCCGGGAACCGCCGCGGGGATGCCCGGGCTGTCGCCGGCGCGGCCGAGCAGCTGGGCGCCGCCGACCGAGGCCACGTACGCGTCACCGTGCTCGTCGCCGGTCGCCTGGGAGTGGAGGACGATGATCACCAGCGCGCCGTTGGCGAGCCCGATGTCGGCGCCGTTGGCGGCCCCGTAGCCGCCCGACCTCGCACCGGAGTGGGTGGCGTCGGCGAACGTCTCGAGCACCGCCACGGTCACCAGTCCGCCGGTGGTCGAGTCCTCGCCCGACGGCAGCACCCCGAGGTCGACGAGCGCGGACCGCGACTGCGACGCCGGTGGGCCGCCGGTCTCGGTGCCCGTCTCCCAGCTGGCCAGGGCGATGTCGAGGACCGGATTGCCGGGCAGGGCGACCAGGGAGCCCCGGGCGGAGCCGCCGCCGCGGCTCGAGCCGCCCACCAGGTCGTGGCCGAGCAGCCGCAGCGCGGTCGCCCGGGCGGTGGTGCCCTCGGGCCCGGCGCTCGCCGCGGTGCAGCTGACGCAGGTGTCGAGCGGCGCCACCTCCAGGCCGGTGGCGGCGGCGCCGCCGGGGGGCGCGACCACCGCCGCGGACGCCGAACCGGCGCCGGCTGCGACCGCGGCGGCGAGGGCGAGCGGCGCCAGCGCCCGGAGCATCACCGCGCCGCCACGCCCGCGAGCGCCGCGGAGAAGGTGTCGAGGTCGGAGTCGGAGAAGAGCGCGAACCGCACCTCGCGCAGCGGCGTCCCCTCCTCCTCGAGCGCCTCCCGCGCCGCCTCCACGGCGATCGGCGCCGCGCGCTCCACCGGGAACCCGTAGATGCCGGTGCTGATCGAGGGGGACGCGACCGTGGCGCATCCCTCGGCGGCGGCGAGCCCGAAGGCGGTGCGGTAGGCGGAGCGCAGCTGGGCGTCGCACTCCTCGGCGCGCCGCTCGCTCCAGCGCGGACCCACCGCGTGGACGATGTGGCGAGCCCGCATCCGGTGGCCGGAGGTGATCACCGCCGACCCGGTGGGGCAGCCGTCGGGGTGGCGGCGGCGCAGCTCCTCCTGCAGCTCGCTGCTGCCGGCGGCGCGGTGGATGGCGCCGTCGACGCCCCCACCCCCGGCGAGGTGGGCGTTGGCGGCGTTGACCACGGCGTCGACGTCGAGGGTGGTGACGTCGGCGCGCTCCACGGTGATCCGCCCCGCGCCCGCCTGCAGCTCACCGGACGACCTCGCCACCGCGACGCTACTCCGCCTCGTCGACCGCAGAGAAGGCGAGGCAGGCGTTGTGGCCGCCGAAGCCGAACGAGGTGCTGATCGCGAGCTTCGGCGAGGCCGTGCGTCCGACGTTGGGGACGTAGTCGAGGTCGCACTCGGGATCGGGCTCGTCGAGGTTGATGGTGGGCGGCAGGTAATGGTCGTACATGGCCAGTACCGAGACCATCGCCTCGAAGGCGCCGGCGGCCCCGAGCAGATGCCCGGTCATCGACTTCGACGACGACACCGGGATGCGCGCCGCGTTCTCCCCGAACACCGCCTTGAAGGCCCGGGTCTCGGCGGCGTCGTTGAGCGGTGTGCTGGTGCCGTGGGCGTTGATGTAGCCGACCTCCTCGGGCCGCCGGCCGGCGCGCTGCAGGGCGCGCTGGATGCAGCGGATCGCCCCCGAGCCGCTGGGGTCGGGCGCGGTGATGTGCGAGGCATCGGCGGTGGCGCCGTACCCGGTCACCTCCGCGTAGATGCGCGCGTTGCGGGCGAGGGCGTGCTCGCGCTCCTCGAGCATGAGCACGGTCGCTCCCTCGGCGAGCACGAAGCCGTCACGACCCCTGTCGAAGGGCCGCGAGGCGCGCTCGGGGTCGTCGTTGCGGGTCGACAGCGCCTGGGTGATCGCGAAGGACGCGATGGCGATCGGGGTGATGCCGGCCTCGGAGCCGCCGGCGAGCGCGGCCTCGGCGTCGCCGCGCTTGATGATCTCCGCCGCCTCGCCGATGGCGTGGGCGCCCGACGCGCAGGCGCTGACGATGGCGAAGTTCGGCCCCTTGGCGCCGAGGTCGATCGCGACCATGCCCGCCGCCATGTCGGCGATCATCGTCGGCACCGTGAACGGCCAGACCCGGCGCCAGCCCTTCTCGTGGAGGGCCAGGGTCTCGTTCTCCATGACGTCGAGGCCGCCGACCCCGGAGGAGATGATGACGGCGACGTCCTCACCCTCGGCGGCGACGTCGAGCCCGCTGTCCGCCGCCGCCTCGCGGGCGGCGACCAGGCCGAACTGGATGTACCGGCTGGTGCGCCGCGCCTCCTTGCGCCCGAGCAGCGCCGCGGGGTCGAAGCCCTTCACCTCCCCGGCGATCCGCACCGGGTACTCGCTGGCGTCGAAGCGGGTGAGCGGGCCGACGCCGCTGCGTCCCTCGCGGCACGCCTCCCAGGTGGAGCGCCAGTCGTTGCCGAGGGGCGTGATCGCTCCCAGACCGGTGACCACCACCCGGCGCGCCGGGGCAGAACCGTTGCCGCTGCCGCTCGTCATGTCCCTACTCCCATCGGCGCCCCGAGAGCGTGGTAGCCGCCGTCGACGTGGAGGACCTCGCCGCTGACGGCACGCGCCATGCCGCTGAGCAGGAAGAGGACGGCGTCGGCGACCGGACCGCTGTCGGCGCTCTCCCAGCCCAGGGGCGCCTGCTCGGCCCAGCGATCCTTGAGTCCCTTGAAGCCCGGGATCGACCGCGCCGCGATCGTCTCCAGCGGGCCGGCGGCGACGGCGTTGACGCGGATCCCCCGGGGCCCGAGGTCACGCGCGAGGTAGCGCACCACCGCCTCGAGCGCCGCCTTGGCGGGGCCCATCCAGTCGTAGAGCGGCCAGGCGACGGTGGCGTCGAAGGTCAGCGCCACCAGCGCTCCGCCGCCCGCGGCCCGGTCGGGCATCAGCGGCGCGAGCTCGGCGCCGAGCGTCTTCATCGAGAAGGCGCTCACCTGCATGGCGGTCGCCACCGACTCCCACGGCGCGGTCATGAAGCCGCCTCCGAGGCAGTCCTCCGGGGCGAAGCCGACGGCGTGCACCGCGCCGTCGAGGCCGCCCCAGCGGCGCCGCACCTCGGCGGCGACCGCGGCGACCTGGCCGGTGCTGGTCACGTCCATCTCGAGCACGTCGGGGACGGGGTCGAGCCGGCGCGCGCTCTTCTCGGTGAGCGTCATCGCCCGGCCGAAGGAGGTGAGCAGCACCTCGGCGCCGGCGCGCTGGGCGGCGTCGGCGATCCCGAAGGCGATGCTCCGCGGGGTGAGCACCCCGGTGACGAGCATGCGCTTCCCCGCCAGCAGGGCCGGCGCGGTGGCGGGGACGGAGGTCACGTCGGTCACGCTGCACACCCTAAACCGTGACGTGGGCGGGGGGTTATGCGGCGGCTCGCGGCGGAGGTGCCGCTCATCGCCGTGCCGACCGGTGGGAGCGCAGCGCCCGGACGCCGAGGGCACCGGCGCCGGCGGCGAGGGCGACGCTCACCGCACCCACCACCACGTGCACCAGGAAGAAGCCGTCGAGGTGGTGGTCGGGGTAGACGTTGCGCACGAAGGTGACCCAGACGTACAGGTTCCAGACCGCGAGGCCGACCAGGTACCAGGCGGCGCGGCGGGAGATGACCATGGCCGGGAGTCTCCTCTCTACGGGGTTGCCGGGGCGGCGGCCGCGTCCGCGGACCGGACCACGTCGAGCATGCGCTCGTGCCAGGCGGGCGACCCGGCGAGGATGTCGCCGGAGCCGTAGACGCCCCGGGGGTCGCCCTCCCAGTCGGTGACGACACCCCCCGCCTCGAGCATGAGCAGCGAGCCGGCGGCGACGTCCCAGAGCGAGAGGCCGAGCTCGAAGTAGCCGTCGAAGCTGCCCTGGGAGGTGTAGGCGAGGTCGAGGCTGGCGGCGCCGGCGCGGCGCAGGTCCTCGACACCCTCGAGCGTGGCCTGGAAGACCCGCAGATAGCGGTCGCGGTTCTCGGGGCGGCGGAAGGGGAACCCGGTGGCCACCACCCCCCGGCCGTCGCCGGCGACCGACAGCCGGCGGCCGCGGCGGTCGTAGGCGCCCAGCCCGCGGGCGCCGCACCAGAGGTCGCCGATGAAGGGCGCGCCCACCGCCCCGGCGGCGGGCATGCCGTCGACGAGCAGGCCGACGCTCACCCCGACCACGGGGAATCCGCGGAGGAAGTTGGTGGTGCCGTCGATGGGGTCGACCGCCCAGAGCGGCCCGGCGCCGCCGGTGGCCACCGTCGAGGCCGACTCCTCGGCGAGCACGCCGATCTCGGGCGCCCCGGCGGCGAGCACGGCGAGGGCGGCGACCTCGGCAGCGCGGTCGGCGGCGGTGACGTAGTCGCCCCGGCCCTTGCTCTCGGTGTCGAGGGCGAGCGGGCCGTCCCGCCACCCGGTCACCACCTCGCCGGCCGCCTCGACGGCGCGCACGGCCAGGTCGCGAAGCTCGGCGAGGGGGCGCATGCCGGACAGCGTATCCGGACGCACCGCTCCGCCGTCCTGGGCCATGATCGGCTGCGCCATGGCCGAGATCCTCGTCGGCACCGCGAACTGGGCCGACCACGAGCGCTTCTACCCGCCCGCGCTGGAGAAGGGGGTGCGGCAGCGCGAGAAGCTCACCTACTACGCCCGCTTCTTCCCCATCGTCGAGGTCGACACCACCTTCTACGGGATCCCCCGGCTGAGCACCGTCGAGGGCTGGCTGCAGCGCACCCCGCCGGGGTTCCGGTTCAACGTGAAGGCCTACCGCTCGCTCACCGGGCACGAGCGCGAGGGGGGGAGACCACGGGCCCCCACCCCCGAGGAGGAGCGCGACTTCCTCGCCGCGCTCGCCCCGCTGCGGGAGGCGGGCCGGCTGGTGGCGGTCCACTACCAGTTCCCGCCCTGGTTCAAGAACACCCCCCAGGCCCGCGACGCCATCGCCGAGGCCCGGGAGCGCCACCCCGACGACATCGTCGCCGTCGAGTTCCGCCACCGCTCCTGGTTCGACGACGGCGCCTGGCCGGCCACCGCCGAGCTGCTCACCGAGCTCGGCGCCGTCTACGTCGGGGTCGACGCTCCCCAGATCGGCGACGCCACCGCCCCGCCGCTGCTCGCGGTGACCTCGCCGCGGCTGGCGATCGCCCGGTTCCACGGCCGCAACCGGGGCACCTGGTACATCCGTGACGCCGCCAGCAGCCGCGACCGCTTCGACTACCTCTACCGGCCCTCGGAGCTGCGGGAGTGGGTGCCGGCGATCCGGGCGGCGGCCGGCGCAGGCGTGCCTGTCCATGTTGTCATGAACAACAATCGCTCCAACTACGCCGTGGTCAACGCGTTCGACCTCGCCGCCCTGCTCGAGGTGCCGTTG carries:
- a CDS encoding cupredoxin domain-containing protein, producing MSRTRKLALAVIAAVVGLSFNVVGVVPPGQAHGTTAFAFTQADPTITITNEGLTYPFTPTQVNGRVGGWIIVTNKDPNWIHNVRAEDNSFEVDILPGRSARLIVSKAGRYPYYCKYHPANHNPATLTIT
- a CDS encoding ArsC/Spx/MgsR family protein, producing the protein MSEDTTLYFNPACSNCRTARGLLEGRGVPLRIIEYLEERPGREELERLMTMLGIDDPRAMLREKEPRYAELGLATASREAVLDAVVENPILLQRPIIVRGDRAVIGRPPERLLELL
- a CDS encoding NUDIX hydrolase; the encoded protein is MSGADETTDGAPGPVIRGLSTRIVYENRWMRVREDEILRPDGSTGAYGVVDKPDFALVIPLDGDGVHLVEQYRYAVAARSWEFPQGTYPDRRDGDPAELARIELEEETGLRAAHLQHLGYLYQGPGHSSQGMNVFVATGLSPGQARRELEEQDMRQRWVSRAELEEMIGRGGIRDSSSVAAYALLVLHERRSEPSG
- a CDS encoding AAA family ATPase, which gives rise to MSLRLPDPCLVVLIGASGSGKSTLARRHFGDTEVVSSDRCRALVAGDEIARDADEDTFAVVHAICSARLRGGLLTVVDATNLHAASRRTVVGLAREHGRPAVALVLDLPEAVCQERNRARGERGVGPHVVRHQQLLLRRAIPELQGEGFDQVVVLEDDAAVEALRVERAEHPGGGAPEPRQVVADAGDGGPGYALDLSAAERTRYRFMAQRALRLEGERWRRHGVVPGARVADVGCGPGAVLVELARLVGDTGAVVGVEPGAEARAAAAEEIAAAGLTNAEVIEGRADATGLAPGSQDVVMVRLVLFHVGAGAQAAVDHLATRVRPGGHLYLADVDVTGVRMSRDDDDVLEGAERYREFQRRRGCDVAIGPRLGSLVLTAGLDLVDRDAVINTIPREILALGGALAASQREMLAAGAATEEDVMRWTAARRRMLESPDAAMFVPTYLAVGRRPE
- a CDS encoding macro domain-containing protein; translation: MARSSGELQAGAGRITVERADVTTLDVDAVVNAANAHLAGGGGVDGAIHRAAGSSELQEELRRRHPDGCPTGSAVITSGHRMRARHIVHAVGPRWSERRAEECDAQLRSAYRTAFGLAAAEGCATVASPSISTGIYGFPVERAAPIAVEAAREALEEEGTPLREVRFALFSDSDLDTFSAALAGVAAR
- the fabF gene encoding beta-ketoacyl-ACP synthase II, with amino-acid sequence MTSGSGNGSAPARRVVVTGLGAITPLGNDWRSTWEACREGRSGVGPLTRFDASEYPVRIAGEVKGFDPAALLGRKEARRTSRYIQFGLVAAREAAADSGLDVAAEGEDVAVIISSGVGGLDVMENETLALHEKGWRRVWPFTVPTMIADMAAGMVAIDLGAKGPNFAIVSACASGAHAIGEAAEIIKRGDAEAALAGGSEAGITPIAIASFAITQALSTRNDDPERASRPFDRGRDGFVLAEGATVLMLEEREHALARNARIYAEVTGYGATADASHITAPDPSGSGAIRCIQRALQRAGRRPEEVGYINAHGTSTPLNDAAETRAFKAVFGENAARIPVSSSKSMTGHLLGAAGAFEAMVSVLAMYDHYLPPTINLDEPDPECDLDYVPNVGRTASPKLAISTSFGFGGHNACLAFSAVDEAE
- the fabI gene encoding enoyl-ACP reductase FabI: MTDVTSVPATAPALLAGKRMLVTGVLTPRSIAFGIADAAQRAGAEVLLTSFGRAMTLTEKSARRLDPVPDVLEMDVTSTGQVAAVAAEVRRRWGGLDGAVHAVGFAPEDCLGGGFMTAPWESVATAMQVSAFSMKTLGAELAPLMPDRAAGGGALVALTFDATVAWPLYDWMGPAKAALEAVVRYLARDLGPRGIRVNAVAAGPLETIAARSIPGFKGLKDRWAEQAPLGWESADSGPVADAVLFLLSGMARAVSGEVLHVDGGYHALGAPMGVGT
- a CDS encoding inositol monophosphatase family protein — protein: MAQPIMAQDGGAVRPDTLSGMRPLAELRDLAVRAVEAAGEVVTGWRDGPLALDTESKGRGDYVTAADRAAEVAALAVLAAGAPEIGVLAEESASTVATGGAGPLWAVDPIDGTTNFLRGFPVVGVSVGLLVDGMPAAGAVGAPFIGDLWCGARGLGAYDRRGRRLSVAGDGRGVVATGFPFRRPENRDRYLRVFQATLEGVEDLRRAGAASLDLAYTSQGSFDGYFELGLSLWDVAAGSLLMLEAGGVVTDWEGDPRGVYGSGDILAGSPAWHERMLDVVRSADAAAAPATP
- a CDS encoding DUF72 domain-containing protein, coding for MAEILVGTANWADHERFYPPALEKGVRQREKLTYYARFFPIVEVDTTFYGIPRLSTVEGWLQRTPPGFRFNVKAYRSLTGHEREGGRPRAPTPEEERDFLAALAPLREAGRLVAVHYQFPPWFKNTPQARDAIAEARERHPDDIVAVEFRHRSWFDDGAWPATAELLTELGAVYVGVDAPQIGDATAPPLLAVTSPRLAIARFHGRNRGTWYIRDAASSRDRFDYLYRPSELREWVPAIRAAAGAGVPVHVVMNNNRSNYAVVNAFDLAALLEVPLPAPPPAVLETLRERDGRLPKWAAAAGADLEPPPGQLD